A single Osmerus mordax isolate fOsmMor3 chromosome 7, fOsmMor3.pri, whole genome shotgun sequence DNA region contains:
- the hcfc1b gene encoding host cell factor 1b isoform X1 — protein MASGTSNSVLQPRWKRVLGWSGPVPRPRHGHRAVAIKELMVVFGGGNEGIVDELHVYNTATNQWFIPAVRGDIPPGCAAYGFVCDGTRLLVFGGMVEYGKYSNDLYELQASRWEWKRLKAKGPKNGPPPCPRLGHSFSLVGNKCYLFGGLANDSEDPKNNIPRYLNDLYTLELRAGSSVVGWDIPITYGVLPPPRESHTAVVYTEKTSKKSRIIIYGGMSGCRLGDLWVFDIDTLTWNKPAINGTAPLPRSLHSATTITNKMFVFGGWVPLVMDDVKVATHEKEWKCTNTLACLNLDTMTWETVLMDSLEDNIPRARAGHCSVAINSRLYVWSGRDGYRKAWNNQVCCKDLWYLETERPHPPARVQLVRANTNSLEVSWGAVQTADTYLLQLQKYDIPATSAAASTPAGSAAATSLPSITPKSPAPAAASVASQGLPLQGITLVPSPTTSVPGSPLGARGPAILKVAAPHSTTGTSIVTVRQANQAGKSPVTLTSLPAGVRMVVPAQGVQGTPIGSSPQMSGMAALAAAAAATQKISPSTATMINVPPGATIVKTLAVSPGSTTMPVKVGSPIMVSNPATRMLKTAAAQVGTSCITTPNTPTRPIITVHKSGTVTVAQQTQVVTTMVGGVTKTITLVKSPLTMGGSGTLFSNLGNLGKVMSVVQTKPGQAGSMTGQAGTQIIQTKGPLPAGTILKLVTSADGKPTTIITSSQAGGTGTKPTILGISGMSPTSTSKPGTTIIKTIPMSALQQGATGRALYGVTSSAGMKSPITILTTKMMTPGTGKFITTVPKLGTGVGQQGLTQVVLKGAPGQPGTILRTVPMGGVRLVSPGTVSSVKPTVTTLVVKGTTGMTTLGTVTGTVSTTLAGGGVANATLATPITTLSSQVVSSASSSSPTQVTLITTPSGVEAQPVQDLPVSIMASPTSDQPSASSGSGAEASAGDTPGTVTLVCSNPPCETHETGTTNTATVASSTMGGVEQRVCSNPPCETHETGTTNTATVASSGMGRGTQQACTNPPSETHDTGTTNTATTASCNMGSNQTGVPTSSGSDSPSSPSGSSDPLSPSAVSGASSAPGVLRPETLRTGTTYTHTTARSNMGSNQTGTVQSSSKEKSGQGSGVTSPVCSNPPCETHVTSTTNTTTTSGSGSIQQTCSNPPCETHETGTTSTPTQASSSMGAAGQAEVAQRVCSNPPCETHETGTTNTPSTASSNLAGTVQRVCSNPPCETHETGTTNTATTATAQPGGEGEQDDNGTTDAPSSSTESSAVTTTQSRAVTTVTQATPTPGPSVPEISSMCGEDQKADSSEAVAAATGEGEEPMQTDDSAAAGSILQVHMETQPRQPDQTQMEQGGGAEPMSLPQELMSSEGATGTTLMVTGLTPEELAVTAAAEEAAQAAASEEAQALAIQAVLQAAQQAVMNEGEASSETQQPTTIPIVLTQQELAALVQQQQQLQEAQAQAQALAQQEAAAQGQAAASLPTEGLAPADSLNDPTSESNGHEMASAVTSAVARLASTFATPQTLSSAGPAKMQAAATMADVANGIESATGKQGAPPSIVPKPAVKKDNQWYDVGIVKVTNMVVTHFYVPADDSVSDDDSGAMPDYTQMRKMELQPGTAYKFRVAGINNCGRGTFSEVSAFKTCLPGFPGAPCAIKISKSPDGAHLTWEPPSVTSGKIIEYSVYLAIQSSQTTQESKPSTPAQLAFMRVFCGPSPSCLVQSSSLSNAHIDYTTKPAIIFRIAARNEKGYGPATQVRWLQETSKDGSAAKPAAKRPGTSPDTKATGPKKARADQ, from the exons ATGGCATCTGGGACCTCAAACTCAGTTCTGCAGCCACGGTGGAAGCGGGTGTTGGGATGGTCCGGCCCGGTACCCCGGCCCCGCCACGGCCACCGTGCGGTCGCAATTAAGGAATTGATGGTTGTATTCGGGGGAGGCAATGAAGGAATTGTGGACGAACTACACGTTTACAATACAG CGACCAACCAGTGGTTTATTCCTGCTGTCCGCGGAGACATCCCCCCCGGCTGTGCTGCATATGGGTTCGTGTGTGATGGTACCAGACTACTAGTCTTTGGAGGAATGGTTGAATATGGAAAATACAGCAATGATCTGTATGAACTGCAG GCAAGCCGATGGGAATGGAAACGACTGAAGGCAAAAGGGCCAAAGAACGGGCCACCCCCATGTCCCCGACTGGGACACAGCTTTTCCCTGGTGGGAAACAAATGCTACCTTTTTGGAGGACTGGCCAATGACAGTGAAGATCCCAAGAACAACATACCAAG ATACCTGAATGACCTGTATACCTTGGAGCTGCGAGCAGGCTCCAGTGTGGTGGGCTGGGACATCCCCATCACCTACGGCGTGCTGCCCCCTCCCAGGGAGAGCCACACAGCTGTGGTCTACACTGAGAAGACCAGCAAGAAGTCGCGTATCATCATCTATGGGGGCATGAGTGGCTGTCGTCTCGGGGACCTCTGGGTCTTTGACATAG ACACTCTAACATGGAACAAGCCAGCTATCAATGGTACAGCTCCCCTTCCCCGCAGTCTCCACTCtgccaccaccatcaccaacaa aatgtttgtgtttggagGCTGGGTGCCACTAGTGATGGACGATGTGAAAGTAGCCACACATGAGAAGGAGTGgaagtgcacaaacacactggccTGCCTCAACCTGG ACACTATGACGTGGGAGACGGTGTTGATGGATAGCCTGGAGGACAACATTCCCAGAGCCAGGGCAGGACACTGCAGCGTGGCCATCAACTCCCGCCTCTATGTCTGGAGTGGCAGAGATGGCTACCGCAAGGCCTGGAACAACCAGGTGTGCTGCAAGGATCTGTGGTACCTGGAGACAG AGCGGCCCCACCCCCCTGCACGTGTGCAGCTGGTGCGAGCCAATACCAACTCTCTGGAGGTGAGCTGGGGTGCGGTCCAGACCGCAGACACCTACCTGCTCCAGCTGCAGAAGTACGACATCCCTGCCACCTCTGCTGCTGCCTCCACTCCTGCAGGAAGTGCAGCAGCCACCTCActaccctccatcacccccaagAGCCCCGCCCCGGCCGCAGCCTCTGTGGCAAGCCAAGGTCTGCCCCTCCAGGGCATCACCCTGGTCCCCTCGCCCACCACCTCTGTACCGGGAAGTCCCCTGGGAGCCCGCGGGCCAG CTATTCTAAAGGTGGCCGCCCCCCACTCGACCACAGGAACATCCATTGTCACTGTGAGACAAGCCAATCAGGCAGGCAAATCCCCAGTCAccctgacatcacttcctgctggCGTCCGCATGGTGGTACCAGCCCAGGGAGTCCAAGGAACG CCAATTGGCAGCAGCCCTCAGATGAGTGGCATGGCTGCCCTGGCTGCCGCCGCTGCAGCCACTCAGAAGATCTCACCCTCCACAGCAACAATGATCAATGTCCCACCAGGCGCCACCATCGTCAAGACGTTGGCGGTTAGTCCCGGTTCCACCACCATGCCCGTCAAAGTGGGCTCGCCTATTATG GTGAGCAACCCTGCCACCCGCATGCTGAAGACTGCCGCAGCGCAGGTGGGCACGTCCTGCATCACCACGCCCAACACCCCCACTCGGCCTATCATCACAGTGCACAAGTCCGGCACTGTAACGGTGGCCCAGCAGACGCAAGTGGTCACTACGATGGTGGGAGGAGTAACCAAGACCATCACCTTGGTCAAGAGCCCCCTCACCATGGGTGGCAGTGGCACACTG TTCTCTAACCTGGGGAACCTTGGCAAAGTGATGTCGGTGGTGCAAACCAAACCAGGTCAGGCAGGATCCATGACTGGGCAGGCAGGCACCCAGATCATACAG ACTAAAGGTCCTCTCCCTGCGGGCACCATCCTGAAGCTTGTGACGTCTGCCGACGGTAaacccaccaccatcatcacgaGCAGTCAGGCCGGGGGCACCGGCACCAAGCCCACCATCCTGGGCATCAGTGGCATGTCCCCTACCTCCACCTCCAAGCCTGGCACCACCATCATTAAGACCATCCCCATGTCTGCCCTCCAGCAGGGAGCCACAGGTAGAGCTCTATACG GTGTGACGAGCAGTGCAGGAATGAAGAGTCCTATCACCATCCTCACCACCAAGATGATGACCCCGGGCACTGGCAAGTTCATCACCACCGTGCCAAAGCTGGGGACTGGAGTTGGCCAGCAGGGCCTAACACAG GTGGTGTTGAAGGGAGCCCCTGGTCAACCAGGCACCATCCTCAGGACAGTTCCCATGGGCGGAGTTCGTCTTGTCTCCCCCGGGACCGTGTCCTCGGTCAAACCCACAGTTACCACCCTTGTTGTCAAGGGAACCACAG gAATGACGACTCTTGGCACCGTCACTGGCACCGTCTCCACAACCCtggcaggaggaggtgtggcTAATGCCACTCTGGCCACGCCCATTACCACCCTGTCCAGCCAGGTGGTTAGCTCTGCCTCCAGCTCCTCGCCCACACAG GTGACCCTGATCACGACGCCCAGTGGAGTGGAGGCCCAGCCCGTCCAGGACCTGCCTGTCTCCATCATGGCCTCGCCCACCTCTGACCAGCCCAGTGCCAGCTCTGGGTCTGGGGCCGAGGCGTCGGCTGGAGACACCCCTGGAACCGTCACCCTGGTCTGTTCCAACCCGCCCTGCGAAACCCACGAGACCGGAACCACCAACACGGCAACCGTGGCCTCTTCAACCATGGGTGGCGTAGAGCAGCGAGTGTGCTCTAATCCCCCTTGTGAAACCCATGAGACAGGCACCACCAACACGGCAACAGTAGCTTCGTCTGGTATGGGCAGGGGGACGCAACAGGCCTGCACCAACCCCCCCTCTGAGACTCACGATACGGGAACCACCAACACCGCCACCACCGCCAGCTGTAACATGGGCTCCAACCAGACGGGGGTCCCCACCTCAAGCGGCTCCGATtcaccatcctccccctcgGGCTCGTCGGACCCACTGTCCCCCTCAGCAGTGTCGGGCGCTAGCTCGGCCCCAGGGGTTCTCCGGCCAGAGACTCTCCGCACAGGGACCACCTACACCCATACCACAGCCCGCTCCAACATGGGCTCCAACCAGACTGGTACGGTTCAGAGCTCGTCGAAGGAAAAGTCGGGTCAAGGGAGCGGGGTCACCTCCCCTGTCTGCTCCAACCCGCCCTGTGAAACCCACGTGACCagcaccaccaacaccaccaccacaagcgGATCCGGCAGCATCCAACAGACCTGTTCCAACCCGCCGTGCGAAACCCACGAGACGGGTACGACCAGCACCCCGACCCAGGCCTCCTCCAGCATGGGAGCAGCAGGCCAGGCCGAGGTAGCCCAGAGGGTGTGCTCTAACCCCCCTTGTGAGACCCATGAGACCGGCACCACCAACACCCCCTCCACGGCCTCCTCCAACCTGGCGGGCACTGTccagagggtgtgctccaacccTCCCTGTGAAACCCATGAGACTGGGACCACTAACACAGCCACCACTGCCACAG CCCAGCCAGGCGGCGAGGGAGAGCAGGATGACAACGGCACCACAGACGCTCCCTCCTCGTCCACAGAGTCCAGCGCAGTCACCACCACCCAGAGCCGTGCCGTCACCACAGTTACCCAGGCCACGCCCACCCCAGGACCCTCCGTACCG GAGATCTCGTCCATGTGTGGCGAGGATCAGAAGGCCGACTCGTCTGAGGCGGTGGCCGCGGCgacaggggaaggggaggagcccaTGCAGACAGATGACTCTGCTGCCGCAGGCTCCATCCTGCAGGTGCACATGGAGACGCAGCCCAGACAGCCTGACCAGACCCAG ATGGagcaggggggcggggcagaGCCGATGAGCTTGCCCCAGGAGCTGATGTCATCAGAGGGCGCCACAGGTACGACCCTCATGGTGACGGGGCTGACCCCGGAGGAGCTGGCAGTGACGGCCGCGGCGGAGGAGGCAGCCCAGGCAGCAGCCTCAGAGGAGGCCCAGGCCCTGGCCATCCAGGCTGTCCTGCAGGCCGCGCAGCAGGCTGTCATGA ATGAAGGTGAGGCCAGCTCAGAGACCCAGCagcccaccaccatccccatcGTGCTGACCCAGCAGGAGCTGGCAGCCCtggtgcagcagcagcagcagctccaggaagcccaggcccaggctcagGCTCTGGCCCAGCAGGAGGCCGCCGCCCAGGGCCAGGCGgctgcctccctccctaccgAGGGCCTGGCTCCAGCCGACAGCCTCAATGACCCCACCTCGGAGAGCAACGGTCATGAGATGGCGTCTGCCGTGACGAGTGCGGTTGCCAGGTTGGCCAGCACCTTTGCCACACCACAGACGCTGAGCTCTGCCGGTCCTGCCAAAATGCAGGCAGCTGCCACTATGGCTGACGTGGCCAACGGCATTGAGTCTGCaacaggg AAGCAGGGAGCCCCTCCCTCCATTGTCCCAAAGCCTGCTGTCAAGAAAGACAACCAGTGGTATGATGTGGGCATCGTCAAGGTGACCAACATGGTGGTCACGCACTTCTATGTCCCTGCAGATGACTCTGTCTCTGAT GATGACTCCGGGGCGATGCCAGACTACACCCAGATGAGGAAGATGGAGCTGCAGCCGGGCACGGCCTACAAGTTCCGTGTGGCGGGCATCAACAACTGCGGGCGGGGCACCTTCTCCGAGGTCTCCGCCTTCAAGACCTGCCTTCCGGGCTTCCCAGGAGCACCCTGCGCCATCAAGATCAGCAAG AGCCCAGATGGGGCCCACTTGACCTGGGAGCCTCCCTCAGTAACGTCTGGTAAGATCATCGAGTACTCCGTCTACCTGGCCATCCAGAGCAGCCAAACCACCCAGGAGTCCaagccctccaccccagcccagcTGGCCTTCATGAGGGTCTTCTGTGGGCCTAGCCCCTCCTGCCTGGTGCAGTCCTCCAGCCTGTCCAATGCACACATAGACTACACCACCAAGCCTGCTATCATCTTCCGCATCGCAGCCCGCAACGAGAAGGGCTATGGCCCAGCCACGCAAGTCAGGTGGCTCCAAG aAACCAGTAAAGATGGCTCTGCAGCTAAACCAGCTGCCAAGAGACCAGGCACCTCCCCTGACAC GAAAGCTACTGGTCCAAAGAAGGCCAGGGCCGACCAGTAA
- the hcfc1b gene encoding host cell factor 1b isoform X4: MASGTSNSVLQPRWKRVLGWSGPVPRPRHGHRAVAIKELMVVFGGGNEGIVDELHVYNTATNQWFIPAVRGDIPPGCAAYGFVCDGTRLLVFGGMVEYGKYSNDLYELQASRWEWKRLKAKGPKNGPPPCPRLGHSFSLVGNKCYLFGGLANDSEDPKNNIPRYLNDLYTLELRAGSSVVGWDIPITYGVLPPPRESHTAVVYTEKTSKKSRIIIYGGMSGCRLGDLWVFDIDTLTWNKPAINGTAPLPRSLHSATTITNKMFVFGGWVPLVMDDVKVATHEKEWKCTNTLACLNLDTMTWETVLMDSLEDNIPRARAGHCSVAINSRLYVWSGRDGYRKAWNNQVCCKDLWYLETERPHPPARVQLVRANTNSLEVSWGAVQTADTYLLQLQKYDIPATSAAASTPAGSAAATSLPSITPKSPAPAAASVASQGLPLQGITLVPSPTTSVPGSPLGARGPAILKVAAPHSTTGTSIVTVRQANQAGKSPVTLTSLPAGVRMVVPAQGVQGTPIGSSPQMSGMAALAAAAAATQKISPSTATMINVPPGATIVKTLAVSNPATRMLKTAAAQVGTSCITTPNTPTRPIITVHKSGTVTVAQQTQVVTTMVGGVTKTITLVKSPLTMGGSGTLFSNLGNLGKVMSVVQTKPGQAGSMTGQAGTQIIQTKGPLPAGTILKLVTSADGKPTTIITSSQAGGTGTKPTILGISGMSPTSTSKPGTTIIKTIPMSALQQGATGVTSSAGMKSPITILTTKMMTPGTGKFITTVPKLGTGVGQQGLTQVVLKGAPGQPGTILRTVPMGGVRLVSPGTVSSVKPTVTTLVVKGTTGMTTLGTVTGTVSTTLAGGGVANATLATPITTLSSQVVSSASSSSPTQVTLITTPSGVEAQPVQDLPVSIMASPTSDQPSASSGSGAEASAGDTPGTVTLVCSNPPCETHETGTTNTATVASSTMGGVEQRVCSNPPCETHETGTTNTATVASSGMGRGTQQACTNPPSETHDTGTTNTATTASCNMGSNQTGVPTSSGSDSPSSPSGSSDPLSPSAVSGASSAPGVLRPETLRTGTTYTHTTARSNMGSNQTGTVQSSSKEKSGQGSGVTSPVCSNPPCETHVTSTTNTTTTSGSGSIQQTCSNPPCETHETGTTSTPTQASSSMGAAGQAEVAQRVCSNPPCETHETGTTNTPSTASSNLAGTVQRVCSNPPCETHETGTTNTATTATAQPGGEGEQDDNGTTDAPSSSTESSAVTTTQSRAVTTVTQATPTPGPSVPEISSMCGEDQKADSSEAVAAATGEGEEPMQTDDSAAAGSILQVHMETQPRQPDQTQMEQGGGAEPMSLPQELMSSEGATGTTLMVTGLTPEELAVTAAAEEAAQAAASEEAQALAIQAVLQAAQQAVMNEGEASSETQQPTTIPIVLTQQELAALVQQQQQLQEAQAQAQALAQQEAAAQGQAAASLPTEGLAPADSLNDPTSESNGHEMASAVTSAVARLASTFATPQTLSSAGPAKMQAAATMADVANGIESATGKQGAPPSIVPKPAVKKDNQWYDVGIVKVTNMVVTHFYVPADDSVSDDDSGAMPDYTQMRKMELQPGTAYKFRVAGINNCGRGTFSEVSAFKTCLPGFPGAPCAIKISKSPDGAHLTWEPPSVTSGKIIEYSVYLAIQSSQTTQESKPSTPAQLAFMRVFCGPSPSCLVQSSSLSNAHIDYTTKPAIIFRIAARNEKGYGPATQVRWLQETSKDGSAAKPAAKRPGTSPDTKATGPKKARADQ, from the exons ATGGCATCTGGGACCTCAAACTCAGTTCTGCAGCCACGGTGGAAGCGGGTGTTGGGATGGTCCGGCCCGGTACCCCGGCCCCGCCACGGCCACCGTGCGGTCGCAATTAAGGAATTGATGGTTGTATTCGGGGGAGGCAATGAAGGAATTGTGGACGAACTACACGTTTACAATACAG CGACCAACCAGTGGTTTATTCCTGCTGTCCGCGGAGACATCCCCCCCGGCTGTGCTGCATATGGGTTCGTGTGTGATGGTACCAGACTACTAGTCTTTGGAGGAATGGTTGAATATGGAAAATACAGCAATGATCTGTATGAACTGCAG GCAAGCCGATGGGAATGGAAACGACTGAAGGCAAAAGGGCCAAAGAACGGGCCACCCCCATGTCCCCGACTGGGACACAGCTTTTCCCTGGTGGGAAACAAATGCTACCTTTTTGGAGGACTGGCCAATGACAGTGAAGATCCCAAGAACAACATACCAAG ATACCTGAATGACCTGTATACCTTGGAGCTGCGAGCAGGCTCCAGTGTGGTGGGCTGGGACATCCCCATCACCTACGGCGTGCTGCCCCCTCCCAGGGAGAGCCACACAGCTGTGGTCTACACTGAGAAGACCAGCAAGAAGTCGCGTATCATCATCTATGGGGGCATGAGTGGCTGTCGTCTCGGGGACCTCTGGGTCTTTGACATAG ACACTCTAACATGGAACAAGCCAGCTATCAATGGTACAGCTCCCCTTCCCCGCAGTCTCCACTCtgccaccaccatcaccaacaa aatgtttgtgtttggagGCTGGGTGCCACTAGTGATGGACGATGTGAAAGTAGCCACACATGAGAAGGAGTGgaagtgcacaaacacactggccTGCCTCAACCTGG ACACTATGACGTGGGAGACGGTGTTGATGGATAGCCTGGAGGACAACATTCCCAGAGCCAGGGCAGGACACTGCAGCGTGGCCATCAACTCCCGCCTCTATGTCTGGAGTGGCAGAGATGGCTACCGCAAGGCCTGGAACAACCAGGTGTGCTGCAAGGATCTGTGGTACCTGGAGACAG AGCGGCCCCACCCCCCTGCACGTGTGCAGCTGGTGCGAGCCAATACCAACTCTCTGGAGGTGAGCTGGGGTGCGGTCCAGACCGCAGACACCTACCTGCTCCAGCTGCAGAAGTACGACATCCCTGCCACCTCTGCTGCTGCCTCCACTCCTGCAGGAAGTGCAGCAGCCACCTCActaccctccatcacccccaagAGCCCCGCCCCGGCCGCAGCCTCTGTGGCAAGCCAAGGTCTGCCCCTCCAGGGCATCACCCTGGTCCCCTCGCCCACCACCTCTGTACCGGGAAGTCCCCTGGGAGCCCGCGGGCCAG CTATTCTAAAGGTGGCCGCCCCCCACTCGACCACAGGAACATCCATTGTCACTGTGAGACAAGCCAATCAGGCAGGCAAATCCCCAGTCAccctgacatcacttcctgctggCGTCCGCATGGTGGTACCAGCCCAGGGAGTCCAAGGAACG CCAATTGGCAGCAGCCCTCAGATGAGTGGCATGGCTGCCCTGGCTGCCGCCGCTGCAGCCACTCAGAAGATCTCACCCTCCACAGCAACAATGATCAATGTCCCACCAGGCGCCACCATCGTCAAGACGTTGGCG GTGAGCAACCCTGCCACCCGCATGCTGAAGACTGCCGCAGCGCAGGTGGGCACGTCCTGCATCACCACGCCCAACACCCCCACTCGGCCTATCATCACAGTGCACAAGTCCGGCACTGTAACGGTGGCCCAGCAGACGCAAGTGGTCACTACGATGGTGGGAGGAGTAACCAAGACCATCACCTTGGTCAAGAGCCCCCTCACCATGGGTGGCAGTGGCACACTG TTCTCTAACCTGGGGAACCTTGGCAAAGTGATGTCGGTGGTGCAAACCAAACCAGGTCAGGCAGGATCCATGACTGGGCAGGCAGGCACCCAGATCATACAG ACTAAAGGTCCTCTCCCTGCGGGCACCATCCTGAAGCTTGTGACGTCTGCCGACGGTAaacccaccaccatcatcacgaGCAGTCAGGCCGGGGGCACCGGCACCAAGCCCACCATCCTGGGCATCAGTGGCATGTCCCCTACCTCCACCTCCAAGCCTGGCACCACCATCATTAAGACCATCCCCATGTCTGCCCTCCAGCAGGGAGCCACAG GTGTGACGAGCAGTGCAGGAATGAAGAGTCCTATCACCATCCTCACCACCAAGATGATGACCCCGGGCACTGGCAAGTTCATCACCACCGTGCCAAAGCTGGGGACTGGAGTTGGCCAGCAGGGCCTAACACAG GTGGTGTTGAAGGGAGCCCCTGGTCAACCAGGCACCATCCTCAGGACAGTTCCCATGGGCGGAGTTCGTCTTGTCTCCCCCGGGACCGTGTCCTCGGTCAAACCCACAGTTACCACCCTTGTTGTCAAGGGAACCACAG gAATGACGACTCTTGGCACCGTCACTGGCACCGTCTCCACAACCCtggcaggaggaggtgtggcTAATGCCACTCTGGCCACGCCCATTACCACCCTGTCCAGCCAGGTGGTTAGCTCTGCCTCCAGCTCCTCGCCCACACAG GTGACCCTGATCACGACGCCCAGTGGAGTGGAGGCCCAGCCCGTCCAGGACCTGCCTGTCTCCATCATGGCCTCGCCCACCTCTGACCAGCCCAGTGCCAGCTCTGGGTCTGGGGCCGAGGCGTCGGCTGGAGACACCCCTGGAACCGTCACCCTGGTCTGTTCCAACCCGCCCTGCGAAACCCACGAGACCGGAACCACCAACACGGCAACCGTGGCCTCTTCAACCATGGGTGGCGTAGAGCAGCGAGTGTGCTCTAATCCCCCTTGTGAAACCCATGAGACAGGCACCACCAACACGGCAACAGTAGCTTCGTCTGGTATGGGCAGGGGGACGCAACAGGCCTGCACCAACCCCCCCTCTGAGACTCACGATACGGGAACCACCAACACCGCCACCACCGCCAGCTGTAACATGGGCTCCAACCAGACGGGGGTCCCCACCTCAAGCGGCTCCGATtcaccatcctccccctcgGGCTCGTCGGACCCACTGTCCCCCTCAGCAGTGTCGGGCGCTAGCTCGGCCCCAGGGGTTCTCCGGCCAGAGACTCTCCGCACAGGGACCACCTACACCCATACCACAGCCCGCTCCAACATGGGCTCCAACCAGACTGGTACGGTTCAGAGCTCGTCGAAGGAAAAGTCGGGTCAAGGGAGCGGGGTCACCTCCCCTGTCTGCTCCAACCCGCCCTGTGAAACCCACGTGACCagcaccaccaacaccaccaccacaagcgGATCCGGCAGCATCCAACAGACCTGTTCCAACCCGCCGTGCGAAACCCACGAGACGGGTACGACCAGCACCCCGACCCAGGCCTCCTCCAGCATGGGAGCAGCAGGCCAGGCCGAGGTAGCCCAGAGGGTGTGCTCTAACCCCCCTTGTGAGACCCATGAGACCGGCACCACCAACACCCCCTCCACGGCCTCCTCCAACCTGGCGGGCACTGTccagagggtgtgctccaacccTCCCTGTGAAACCCATGAGACTGGGACCACTAACACAGCCACCACTGCCACAG CCCAGCCAGGCGGCGAGGGAGAGCAGGATGACAACGGCACCACAGACGCTCCCTCCTCGTCCACAGAGTCCAGCGCAGTCACCACCACCCAGAGCCGTGCCGTCACCACAGTTACCCAGGCCACGCCCACCCCAGGACCCTCCGTACCG GAGATCTCGTCCATGTGTGGCGAGGATCAGAAGGCCGACTCGTCTGAGGCGGTGGCCGCGGCgacaggggaaggggaggagcccaTGCAGACAGATGACTCTGCTGCCGCAGGCTCCATCCTGCAGGTGCACATGGAGACGCAGCCCAGACAGCCTGACCAGACCCAG ATGGagcaggggggcggggcagaGCCGATGAGCTTGCCCCAGGAGCTGATGTCATCAGAGGGCGCCACAGGTACGACCCTCATGGTGACGGGGCTGACCCCGGAGGAGCTGGCAGTGACGGCCGCGGCGGAGGAGGCAGCCCAGGCAGCAGCCTCAGAGGAGGCCCAGGCCCTGGCCATCCAGGCTGTCCTGCAGGCCGCGCAGCAGGCTGTCATGA ATGAAGGTGAGGCCAGCTCAGAGACCCAGCagcccaccaccatccccatcGTGCTGACCCAGCAGGAGCTGGCAGCCCtggtgcagcagcagcagcagctccaggaagcccaggcccaggctcagGCTCTGGCCCAGCAGGAGGCCGCCGCCCAGGGCCAGGCGgctgcctccctccctaccgAGGGCCTGGCTCCAGCCGACAGCCTCAATGACCCCACCTCGGAGAGCAACGGTCATGAGATGGCGTCTGCCGTGACGAGTGCGGTTGCCAGGTTGGCCAGCACCTTTGCCACACCACAGACGCTGAGCTCTGCCGGTCCTGCCAAAATGCAGGCAGCTGCCACTATGGCTGACGTGGCCAACGGCATTGAGTCTGCaacaggg AAGCAGGGAGCCCCTCCCTCCATTGTCCCAAAGCCTGCTGTCAAGAAAGACAACCAGTGGTATGATGTGGGCATCGTCAAGGTGACCAACATGGTGGTCACGCACTTCTATGTCCCTGCAGATGACTCTGTCTCTGAT GATGACTCCGGGGCGATGCCAGACTACACCCAGATGAGGAAGATGGAGCTGCAGCCGGGCACGGCCTACAAGTTCCGTGTGGCGGGCATCAACAACTGCGGGCGGGGCACCTTCTCCGAGGTCTCCGCCTTCAAGACCTGCCTTCCGGGCTTCCCAGGAGCACCCTGCGCCATCAAGATCAGCAAG AGCCCAGATGGGGCCCACTTGACCTGGGAGCCTCCCTCAGTAACGTCTGGTAAGATCATCGAGTACTCCGTCTACCTGGCCATCCAGAGCAGCCAAACCACCCAGGAGTCCaagccctccaccccagcccagcTGGCCTTCATGAGGGTCTTCTGTGGGCCTAGCCCCTCCTGCCTGGTGCAGTCCTCCAGCCTGTCCAATGCACACATAGACTACACCACCAAGCCTGCTATCATCTTCCGCATCGCAGCCCGCAACGAGAAGGGCTATGGCCCAGCCACGCAAGTCAGGTGGCTCCAAG aAACCAGTAAAGATGGCTCTGCAGCTAAACCAGCTGCCAAGAGACCAGGCACCTCCCCTGACAC GAAAGCTACTGGTCCAAAGAAGGCCAGGGCCGACCAGTAA